The following proteins come from a genomic window of Methylorubrum populi:
- a CDS encoding LysR substrate-binding domain-containing protein yields MRFDLTDLRLFLHVVEAESITRGAERAGLALASASERIRGMEADGGVPLLERHARGVRPTPAGLAVVHHARLVLGQLEQMRGELGQYAHGLRGHVRLLSITAAAAAFLPDALSGFLAAHPSIDIDLEERTSRETVDALAGGLADIGIVADTTDLGALETVPLNLDRIVLVVPADHALAHRSGVTFREVLDEPLVGLSHGRALQAHLATHAARAGRPFKLRVRLNGLDAVCRMVERGVGVAIAPEATARRAAETLAIRAIAIDEPWALRRLRLCARSFAALPPHARQLVEHLVAHLGASEISGFERTSPFAGPGQSPG; encoded by the coding sequence ATGCGCTTCGATCTGACCGACCTGCGCCTGTTCCTCCACGTCGTCGAGGCGGAGAGCATCACCCGCGGTGCCGAGCGGGCCGGGCTGGCGCTCGCTTCGGCGAGCGAGCGCATCCGCGGCATGGAGGCGGATGGCGGCGTGCCGCTCCTGGAGCGCCATGCCCGCGGGGTGCGCCCGACGCCGGCGGGCCTCGCGGTGGTGCATCACGCCCGGCTCGTGCTCGGCCAGCTCGAACAGATGCGCGGCGAGCTCGGGCAATACGCCCACGGCCTGCGCGGCCATGTCCGGCTGCTGTCGATCACCGCGGCGGCGGCCGCCTTCCTGCCCGACGCGCTGTCGGGCTTCCTCGCGGCGCATCCGAGCATCGACATCGATCTGGAGGAGCGCACCAGCCGCGAGACCGTCGATGCCCTGGCCGGAGGACTCGCCGATATCGGCATCGTCGCCGACACCACCGATCTCGGCGCACTCGAAACCGTGCCGCTGAACCTCGACCGGATCGTGCTCGTCGTGCCGGCGGACCACGCCCTGGCCCACCGCAGCGGCGTCACGTTCCGGGAGGTGCTGGACGAGCCGCTGGTCGGCCTCAGCCACGGCCGGGCACTCCAGGCGCATCTGGCGACCCACGCCGCCCGCGCCGGACGGCCGTTCAAGCTCCGGGTGCGGCTGAACGGGCTCGACGCGGTCTGCCGCATGGTCGAGCGGGGCGTCGGCGTGGCGATCGCGCCCGAGGCGACGGCGCGGCGCGCGGCGGAGACGCTGGCGATCCGCGCGATCGCGATCGACGAGCCCTGGGCGCTACGCCGCCTGCGGCTCTGCGCTCGCAGCTTCGCGGCGCTGCCGCCGCACGCCCGCCAACTCGTTGAACACCTGGTCGCACATCTGGGCGCGAGCGAGATTTCAGGTTTCGAAAGGACGAGTCCTTTCGCGGGTCCAGGGCAGAGCCCTGGATAA
- the pedF gene encoding cytochrome c-550 PedF — protein MKAAPLKGGLLAVGLVLSVSAAFGHGDVQPQPVDTTGLAPLGDAWREENPYRGDAKAIAIGDSGFNQNCARCHGLQVISGGLAPDLRYLPLGKEGDEYFVERVRHGATTNGVMKMPAFEGVLSQEALWAIRTYIEAKHEE, from the coding sequence ATGAAGGCTGCACCCCTCAAGGGCGGGCTCCTCGCCGTCGGGCTCGTCCTGTCCGTGTCCGCCGCCTTCGGCCATGGCGACGTGCAGCCGCAGCCCGTGGACACGACCGGCCTGGCGCCGCTGGGCGACGCGTGGCGCGAGGAGAATCCCTATCGCGGCGACGCCAAGGCGATCGCCATCGGCGATTCCGGCTTCAATCAGAACTGCGCCCGCTGCCACGGCCTGCAGGTCATCTCGGGCGGGCTGGCGCCGGACCTGCGCTACCTGCCCCTCGGCAAGGAGGGTGACGAGTACTTCGTGGAGCGCGTCCGCCACGGCGCGACCACCAACGGCGTGATGAAGATGCCGGCCTTCGAGGGCGTGCTGTCGCAGGAGGCCCTGTGGGCGATCCGCACCTACATCGAAGCCAAGCACGAGGAGTAG
- a CDS encoding PQQ-dependent methanol/ethanol family dehydrogenase translates to MRVRNQFLTAVGLAALSVGLALPAIAEVTEQDILNDAKTPGDVVTYGLGPQAQRFSPLKTLNRDNIKGLVPAWSFSFGGEKQRGQESQALVKDGVLYVTGSYSRLYAVDARTGEKKWEYNARLPEGILPCCDVVNRGAALYKDKVYFGTLDAKLVALDQKTGKVVWRKDIDDFKSGYSYTAAPMIVKGKIITGVSGGEFGVVGRVEARDAETGEIVWKRPVIEGHMGELNGKPSTMTGKTNETWPGDTWKFGGGATWLGGTYDPELNLIYFGTGNPGPWNSALRPGDNKWSASRLAINPDNGEIVWGFQTTPHDGWDYDGVNEFVPFDMQKDGKTVKAGATADRNGFFYVLDRTNGKFMSATPFVSNINWAKGIDENGRPIYDDANRPGDPAKSEDGKKGKSVYATPGFLGGKNWNPIAYSPDTRLFYVPSNEWGMDIWNEPVNYKKGAAYLGAGFTIKPTFEDHIGSLKAIDPATKKVVWEYKNKAPLWAGVLTTAGNLVFTGTPEGFLKAFDAKTGEEVWKFQVGTGVVASPITWEQDGEQWIGVAAGWGGAVPLWGGEVAKTTAGINQGGSFWAFRLPKALASR, encoded by the coding sequence ATGAGAGTGCGGAACCAGTTCCTGACGGCGGTGGGGCTCGCCGCCCTCAGTGTCGGCCTCGCCCTTCCCGCGATCGCCGAGGTGACCGAGCAGGACATCCTCAACGACGCCAAGACCCCCGGCGACGTCGTCACCTACGGCCTCGGCCCGCAGGCGCAGCGCTTCAGCCCGCTCAAGACGCTCAACCGTGACAACATCAAGGGCCTCGTTCCGGCCTGGTCGTTCTCGTTCGGCGGCGAGAAGCAGCGCGGCCAGGAGAGCCAGGCGCTGGTCAAGGACGGCGTGCTCTACGTCACCGGCTCCTACTCGCGCCTCTACGCCGTCGATGCCCGCACCGGCGAGAAGAAGTGGGAGTACAACGCCCGCCTGCCCGAGGGCATCCTGCCCTGCTGCGACGTGGTGAACCGCGGCGCCGCCCTCTACAAGGACAAGGTCTATTTCGGCACGCTCGACGCCAAGCTCGTCGCGCTCGACCAGAAGACCGGCAAGGTCGTCTGGCGCAAGGACATCGACGACTTCAAGTCCGGCTACAGCTACACCGCCGCGCCGATGATCGTGAAGGGCAAGATCATCACCGGCGTGTCGGGCGGCGAGTTCGGCGTGGTCGGCCGCGTCGAGGCGCGCGATGCCGAGACCGGCGAGATCGTGTGGAAGCGCCCCGTCATCGAGGGCCATATGGGCGAACTCAACGGCAAGCCCTCGACCATGACCGGAAAGACCAACGAGACCTGGCCCGGCGACACCTGGAAGTTCGGCGGCGGCGCCACCTGGCTCGGCGGCACCTACGATCCGGAACTGAACCTGATCTATTTCGGCACCGGCAATCCGGGTCCGTGGAACTCCGCCCTGCGCCCGGGCGACAACAAGTGGTCGGCCTCGCGGCTCGCCATCAACCCCGACAACGGCGAGATCGTGTGGGGCTTCCAGACCACGCCGCATGACGGCTGGGACTATGACGGCGTCAACGAGTTCGTGCCCTTCGACATGCAGAAGGACGGCAAGACCGTGAAGGCCGGCGCCACCGCCGACCGCAACGGCTTCTTCTACGTCCTCGACCGGACCAACGGGAAGTTCATGTCGGCCACGCCGTTCGTGTCCAACATCAACTGGGCCAAGGGCATCGACGAGAACGGCCGCCCGATCTACGACGATGCCAACCGCCCCGGCGATCCGGCGAAGTCCGAGGACGGCAAGAAGGGCAAGTCGGTCTACGCGACGCCGGGCTTCCTCGGCGGCAAGAACTGGAACCCGATCGCCTACAGCCCCGACACCCGGCTGTTCTACGTCCCCTCCAACGAGTGGGGCATGGACATCTGGAACGAGCCCGTGAACTACAAGAAGGGCGCCGCCTATCTCGGCGCGGGCTTCACCATCAAGCCGACCTTCGAGGACCATATCGGCTCGCTGAAGGCGATCGACCCGGCGACCAAGAAGGTCGTGTGGGAGTACAAGAACAAGGCCCCGCTCTGGGCCGGCGTGCTCACCACCGCGGGCAACCTCGTCTTCACCGGCACGCCCGAGGGCTTCCTGAAGGCTTTTGATGCCAAGACCGGCGAGGAAGTCTGGAAGTTCCAGGTCGGCACCGGCGTCGTCGCCTCGCCGATCACCTGGGAGCAGGACGGCGAGCAGTGGATCGGCGTCGCGGCCGGCTGGGGCGGCGCGGTGCCGCTCTGGGGCGGCGAGGTCGCCAAGACCACCGCCGGCATCAACCAGGGCGGCAGCTTCTGGGCCTTCCGCCTGCCGAAGGCCCTCGCCTCCCGATAA
- a CDS encoding ABC transporter substrate-binding protein — protein sequence MLARLGKRQGGPLRATPRRKACGVGLSLHGLLWLALLSPARAEPLAIHYLERRVERPTPLNNEDPIPDDEGLKGAELGLKDSNATGRFVSLDFTLDSRVVAAGEDIRVAFRALGERPRFVVLNAPAEDVLALADMPEAKGTVFLNVGAPDSRLREADCRPRLLHVLPSRTMLADALVQFLAYKRWTRILLLSGPAPADALYAEAVKKSAKKFGARIVAESRYDPQGGDTRDTALREFVLPTRGPEHDVVAVADEAGAFGANLVYNTAAARPVVGTQGLTPVAWGRPVEAWAAVQLQTRFRRLAGRAMRPIDYAGWMAVHALGEAAVQARSTDPEKVAELVLSPRFEVGGFKGRPLSFRAWDGQLRQPVFLLWPGAVTATAPIEGFQHHRTELDTLGPDEPESACRAFRKPG from the coding sequence ATGCTGGCGCGGCTCGGGAAACGGCAGGGCGGCCCTCTCCGGGCGACGCCGCGGCGCAAGGCGTGCGGCGTCGGGCTGAGCCTGCACGGCCTGCTGTGGCTTGCGCTGCTGTCGCCGGCGCGGGCCGAGCCGCTGGCGATCCACTACCTCGAGCGGCGCGTCGAGCGGCCCACGCCCCTCAACAACGAGGATCCGATCCCCGACGACGAGGGGCTGAAGGGCGCCGAACTCGGCCTCAAGGATTCGAACGCCACCGGCCGCTTCGTCTCCCTGGACTTCACCCTCGACAGTCGTGTCGTCGCCGCCGGCGAGGACATCCGCGTGGCGTTTCGCGCACTCGGCGAGAGGCCGCGCTTCGTCGTGCTGAACGCACCCGCCGAGGACGTGCTGGCGCTCGCCGACATGCCCGAGGCCAAGGGCACCGTGTTCCTCAATGTCGGCGCGCCGGATTCGCGCCTGCGCGAGGCCGATTGCCGGCCGCGCCTGCTTCACGTCCTGCCCTCGCGGACGATGCTCGCCGACGCGCTGGTGCAGTTCCTCGCCTACAAGCGCTGGACCCGCATCCTGCTGCTCTCCGGCCCGGCCCCGGCGGATGCGCTCTATGCCGAGGCGGTCAAGAAGAGCGCCAAAAAATTCGGCGCGCGGATCGTGGCCGAATCCCGCTACGATCCGCAGGGCGGCGACACCCGCGACACGGCGCTCCGCGAGTTCGTGCTGCCCACCCGCGGCCCCGAGCACGACGTGGTCGCGGTCGCCGACGAGGCCGGGGCGTTCGGGGCGAACCTCGTCTACAACACCGCCGCGGCCCGGCCCGTGGTCGGCACGCAGGGGCTCACCCCGGTGGCCTGGGGGCGCCCGGTCGAGGCCTGGGCGGCGGTGCAGCTCCAGACCCGGTTCCGCCGCCTCGCCGGACGGGCGATGCGGCCGATCGATTACGCCGGCTGGATGGCCGTGCACGCGCTCGGCGAAGCGGCGGTGCAGGCGCGCAGCACCGATCCCGAGAAGGTGGCGGAGCTGGTGCTGTCGCCGCGCTTCGAGGTCGGCGGCTTCAAGGGGCGCCCCTTGAGCTTCCGCGCCTGGGACGGGCAATTGCGCCAGCCGGTCTTCCTGCTCTGGCCGGGCGCGGTGACCGCCACCGCCCCGATCGAGGGCTTCCAGCACCACCGCACCGAACTCGACACGCTCGGCCCCGACGAGCCGGAGAGCGCGTGCCGGGCTTTTCGGAAACCGGGCTGA
- a CDS encoding substrate-binding periplasmic protein, whose translation MRALPRRRAVARAILACLVAAGVITGRPAAARPLDEVTASGVLRVAIYDDNRPFSEAGTAGPRGIDADLARAIAERLKLKLDLRVVDAGENVDGDFRLNLWRGDLAGTPLADLMLHVPHDRILATRNEQIFLTNPYFEQRLAFAYHRGRIEGFEGVRDLEGNTVAVEGTSASDSLVMNAEGGRFRSTVRHFRSFDEAVKAYLAGETPILAGTRAGIEAALAAAGVAGQDNPVVEVPIPGLVRTRWDLGGAVRSDSRDLAYAVGDALAALAQEGRLKAICASYGVSYTAPQGY comes from the coding sequence ATGCGCGCCCTCCCCCGCCGCCGCGCCGTCGCCCGCGCCATCCTCGCCTGCCTCGTCGCCGCCGGGGTGATCACCGGCAGGCCCGCCGCCGCGCGCCCGCTCGACGAGGTGACGGCCTCGGGCGTCCTGCGCGTGGCGATCTACGACGACAACCGCCCCTTCTCCGAAGCGGGGACAGCGGGTCCCCGCGGCATCGACGCGGATCTCGCCCGGGCCATCGCCGAGCGGCTCAAGCTCAAGCTCGACCTGCGGGTGGTGGATGCCGGCGAGAACGTGGACGGCGACTTCCGGCTGAACCTGTGGCGCGGCGACCTCGCCGGTACCCCGCTCGCCGACCTGATGTTGCACGTGCCCCACGACCGCATCCTCGCCACCCGCAACGAGCAGATCTTCCTGACCAATCCCTATTTCGAGCAGCGCCTCGCCTTCGCCTATCATCGCGGCCGGATCGAGGGGTTCGAAGGGGTGCGCGACCTTGAGGGCAACACCGTCGCGGTCGAGGGCACGAGCGCCTCGGACAGCCTCGTGATGAATGCCGAGGGCGGGCGCTTCCGCAGCACCGTCCGGCATTTCCGCAGCTTCGACGAGGCGGTGAAAGCCTATCTCGCCGGCGAGACCCCGATCCTCGCCGGCACCCGCGCGGGCATCGAGGCGGCGCTCGCGGCGGCCGGCGTTGCGGGGCAAGACAATCCCGTGGTCGAGGTGCCGATCCCCGGTCTCGTGCGGACGCGGTGGGACCTCGGCGGCGCGGTCCGCAGCGATTCCCGCGACCTCGCCTACGCGGTCGGCGATGCGCTCGCCGCCCTGGCGCAAGAAGGACGGCTCAAGGCGATCTGCGCCAGCTACGGCGTCAGCTACACCGCGCCGCAGGGGTATTGA
- a CDS encoding DUF1194 domain-containing protein, translating to MSPLRFSRRRIHGQAFRRRVGPGIAVAAALAMALRIGPPLGGARAEPAGAASVALVVSVDVSQSVDDSRFVLQMEGIAEALEDPGVIAAMTGHPGGTLFAMVTWADRAGLPLGWRRIATRADAFAAAAQVRATPRQSGEFTCLGQMFRTVTATVLPAMPVPAERIVVDVSGDGIDNCTDPEDLEAERTALLATGATINGLPILVPGENDVVGAGAYRAPGYGLRATPLPQERTDLVQWYRAHVVAGPGAFLLKAAGYGDFARALRRKFVIEVSGLAPGRRDE from the coding sequence ATGTCGCCCCTCCGCTTCAGCCGCCGCAGGATCCACGGACAGGCGTTCCGTCGCCGCGTCGGGCCCGGCATCGCGGTCGCCGCCGCGCTCGCGATGGCGCTCCGGATCGGGCCGCCCCTCGGCGGCGCCCGCGCCGAACCGGCGGGCGCGGCCTCGGTCGCCCTCGTCGTCTCCGTCGACGTGTCGCAATCGGTCGACGATAGCCGCTTCGTCTTGCAGATGGAGGGCATCGCGGAGGCGCTGGAGGATCCGGGCGTGATTGCGGCGATGACCGGCCATCCCGGCGGCACCCTCTTCGCCATGGTCACCTGGGCCGACCGCGCGGGCCTCCCCCTGGGCTGGCGGCGGATCGCCACCCGCGCCGACGCCTTCGCGGCGGCGGCCCAGGTCCGCGCCACGCCCCGGCAATCGGGCGAGTTCACCTGCCTCGGCCAGATGTTCCGCACCGTCACAGCAACCGTTCTCCCGGCGATGCCGGTTCCGGCCGAGCGGATCGTCGTCGACGTCTCGGGCGACGGCATCGACAACTGCACCGACCCGGAGGATCTCGAGGCCGAGCGGACGGCGCTGCTCGCCACCGGCGCCACGATCAACGGCCTGCCGATCCTGGTGCCGGGCGAGAACGACGTCGTCGGCGCCGGCGCCTACCGGGCTCCGGGCTACGGGCTTCGCGCCACGCCGCTCCCGCAGGAGCGGACGGATCTGGTGCAATGGTACAGGGCCCACGTCGTGGCCGGACCCGGCGCCTTCCTCCTGAAGGCGGCGGGCTACGGCGACTTCGCGCGGGCTCTGCGCCGAAAGTTCGTGATCGAGGTCAGCGGTCTCGCGCCGGGCCGGCGCGACGAGTGA
- a CDS encoding YVTN family beta-propeller repeat protein, giving the protein MSRAATARLLLCAGLLGLVGSAAAEEIFVSNERDNTVSVIDGATLEVIRTFPVGRRPRGLTFSRDGRTLYVCASDSDAVQVIDPDTGALRHNLPSGEDPEQFALAPDDRTLFIANEENATTTVVDAQTRKVLAQIDVGIEPEGMAVSPDGKTAVTTSETTNMVHWIDVPTLTANDATPVGQRPRAAAFSADGRMLWASSEIGGTVAVIDAATRKVVETIEFAVKGIAADRLQPVGITLTRDGRFAFVALGPSDRVAVIDAKTYKVVNYILVGRRVWQLAMTPDESRLFTTNGVSGDVTVIDVATQRPIRSVKVGRFPWGVAVRPASGTSERSAGAAP; this is encoded by the coding sequence ATGAGCCGCGCCGCGACCGCACGCCTCCTCCTCTGCGCCGGCCTGCTCGGGCTCGTAGGCTCGGCCGCGGCGGAAGAGATCTTCGTCTCGAACGAGCGCGACAACACCGTTTCGGTGATTGACGGGGCCACGCTCGAGGTGATCCGCACCTTCCCCGTCGGCCGGCGCCCGCGCGGGCTCACCTTCTCCCGCGACGGCCGCACGCTCTACGTCTGCGCCAGCGATTCCGACGCGGTGCAGGTGATCGACCCCGATACGGGCGCGTTGCGCCACAACCTGCCCTCCGGAGAGGATCCGGAGCAGTTCGCGCTGGCCCCCGACGACCGCACCCTGTTCATCGCCAACGAGGAGAACGCTACCACCACCGTGGTGGATGCGCAGACCCGCAAGGTGCTGGCGCAGATCGATGTCGGCATCGAGCCCGAGGGCATGGCGGTGAGCCCGGACGGGAAGACCGCCGTCACCACCTCCGAGACCACCAACATGGTCCACTGGATCGACGTGCCGACGCTCACGGCCAACGACGCGACCCCGGTGGGCCAGCGCCCACGCGCCGCCGCCTTCTCCGCGGACGGGCGGATGCTCTGGGCCTCCTCCGAGATCGGCGGCACGGTCGCGGTGATCGACGCCGCCACCCGTAAGGTGGTCGAGACCATCGAATTTGCGGTGAAAGGCATCGCCGCCGACCGGCTCCAGCCCGTGGGCATCACCCTGACCCGGGACGGGCGCTTCGCCTTCGTTGCGCTCGGCCCCTCCGACCGGGTCGCGGTGATCGACGCCAAGACCTACAAGGTCGTGAACTACATCCTCGTCGGCCGCCGGGTCTGGCAACTCGCCATGACGCCCGACGAGTCGCGGCTCTTCACCACCAACGGCGTGTCGGGTGACGTCACCGTGATCGACGTGGCGACCCAGCGCCCGATCCGCAGCGTCAAGGTCGGCCGCTTCCCCTGGGGAGTCGCCGTGCGCCCCGCTTCCGGCACGTCCGAGCGCTCGGCGGGCGCCGCCCCGTGA
- a CDS encoding 4Fe-4S binding protein, with protein MTRVGRGRTASNALRSALLALLALALAAPLAAAGSLDRAGMERHFPAPLVVGERDATLPVWPILKQEAGSYEVFAYAFESIDLAPIPGFGGTPPDLLVALAPDGTFRDVKVISHHEPVFLEGLGSEPLFAFVEQYVGMSARRPIRVGRPNARGSGAAPQTTVDGISMATASTRVINESILAASLAVARAKLGFGAANLGLKVEARPETGEALNVAELSARGWLRRLTVSNGQAEAAFRDAGVAVAGDGPAEAPLLDLTFAYLNAPAIGRTLLGPERFAALTRELGPGDHAVLVVSHGPENPLGDEFVLGSIPDRLTVTQGGLAVNARDMAIERRGAAPGLPDGPWTILRITGAAGFDPSAPWTLGAKIVRERGQIFPEKIAREFSADYALPADLFIREAAEAGPGWTDPWRARGVELGVIALALAGLLPVLARQRGLVADRRRFPMFRLAYLAFTLLFIGWYAQAQLSIVTLVGLVRAAAVTHDLTFLLYDPPSLLLWAFVIATLLVWGRGTFCGWLCPFGALQEFVAWLAKPLRLRPVAVPPRLDRALRQAKYVLLAGILAAAAEGSPLADSLSEAEPFKTAITLYFVRAWPFIAYALGLLVLNLFVYKGFCRYLCPLGASLAVLGRLRLLDWIPRRAECGSPCQLCKVRCRYGAIRTDGRIDYPECFQCMDCVTIIHDPGQCVPEVMARRRGRRIAPQPVAAE; from the coding sequence GTGACGCGGGTCGGACGCGGCCGCACCGCATCGAACGCCCTGCGGTCGGCCCTGCTCGCGCTGCTGGCCCTGGCCCTGGCCGCCCCGCTCGCCGCGGCGGGCAGCCTCGACCGGGCCGGGATGGAACGCCACTTCCCCGCACCGCTCGTGGTCGGCGAGCGCGACGCGACGCTGCCGGTCTGGCCGATCCTGAAGCAGGAGGCCGGCAGCTACGAGGTCTTCGCCTACGCCTTCGAATCGATCGACCTCGCGCCGATCCCCGGCTTCGGCGGCACGCCCCCCGACCTCCTGGTGGCGCTCGCCCCCGACGGGACGTTCCGCGACGTGAAGGTGATCTCCCATCACGAGCCGGTCTTCCTCGAAGGTCTCGGCTCGGAGCCGCTCTTCGCCTTCGTCGAGCAATATGTCGGGATGTCGGCCCGCCGCCCGATCCGGGTCGGGCGCCCGAACGCCCGCGGCTCCGGTGCCGCGCCGCAGACCACGGTCGACGGCATCTCGATGGCCACCGCCTCGACGCGGGTGATCAACGAATCGATCCTCGCCGCCTCCCTCGCGGTGGCGCGGGCGAAGCTCGGCTTCGGGGCCGCCAATCTCGGCCTGAAGGTCGAGGCACGGCCCGAGACCGGCGAAGCCCTGAATGTGGCCGAGCTAAGCGCGCGGGGCTGGCTCCGGCGCCTTACCGTCAGCAACGGCCAGGCGGAGGCCGCTTTCCGCGATGCGGGCGTGGCGGTCGCCGGTGACGGCCCGGCCGAAGCGCCGCTCCTCGACCTGACCTTCGCCTATCTCAACGCGCCGGCGATCGGCCGCACCCTGCTCGGGCCTGAGCGCTTCGCCGCCCTGACCCGCGAGCTCGGGCCCGGCGATCACGCGGTGCTGGTGGTGAGCCACGGCCCCGAGAACCCCCTCGGCGACGAGTTCGTGCTCGGCTCGATCCCCGACCGGCTGACGGTGACGCAGGGGGGCCTCGCCGTGAACGCCCGCGACATGGCGATCGAGCGGCGCGGAGCCGCCCCCGGCCTGCCGGACGGGCCCTGGACCATCCTGCGGATCACGGGCGCGGCGGGCTTCGACCCGTCCGCCCCCTGGACGCTCGGCGCGAAGATCGTGCGCGAACGAGGCCAGATCTTTCCAGAGAAAATTGCCCGTGAGTTCTCCGCCGATTACGCGCTGCCGGCCGATCTCTTCATCCGCGAGGCGGCGGAGGCGGGGCCGGGCTGGACCGATCCGTGGCGGGCGCGCGGCGTCGAACTCGGGGTGATCGCGCTGGCGCTGGCCGGGCTGCTCCCGGTGCTGGCGCGCCAGCGCGGCCTCGTGGCCGACCGGCGCCGCTTCCCCATGTTCCGGCTCGCCTACCTCGCCTTCACACTTCTCTTCATCGGCTGGTACGCCCAGGCGCAGCTCTCCATCGTCACCCTGGTCGGCCTCGTGCGTGCCGCGGCCGTGACGCACGATCTGACCTTCCTGCTCTACGATCCGCCCTCGCTGCTGCTCTGGGCCTTCGTCATCGCCACGCTCCTCGTCTGGGGCCGGGGCACCTTCTGCGGCTGGCTCTGCCCGTTCGGCGCGCTGCAGGAATTCGTCGCGTGGCTGGCCAAGCCCCTGCGCCTCCGGCCGGTCGCGGTGCCGCCGCGCCTCGACCGCGCCCTACGGCAGGCGAAATACGTGCTTCTGGCCGGCATCCTCGCCGCCGCGGCGGAAGGCTCGCCGCTTGCCGACAGCCTGTCCGAGGCCGAGCCGTTCAAGACCGCGATCACCCTGTACTTCGTCCGCGCCTGGCCGTTCATCGCCTACGCCCTCGGCCTGCTCGTGCTCAACCTGTTCGTCTACAAGGGGTTCTGCCGCTACCTGTGCCCGCTGGGCGCGAGTCTGGCCGTCCTCGGCCGCCTGCGCCTGCTCGACTGGATTCCCCGCCGGGCCGAATGCGGCAGCCCGTGCCAGCTGTGCAAGGTGCGCTGCCGCTACGGCGCGATCCGCACGGACGGCCGCATCGACTATCCCGAGTGCTTCCAGTGCATGGACTGCGTCACGATCATCCACGATCCCGGCCAATGCGTGCCGGAGGTAATGGCGCGCCGCCGCGGGCGGCGGATCGCGCCGCAGCCGGTCGCGGCGGAGTGA
- a CDS encoding FAD:protein FMN transferase — translation MTPPPSRRRALLGMAGLAALAALSGPAAFRTLAAARGLATRTRAGLAFGTTVALTAAGPDPAALDAGLADGFAAMRAVEAAGSLFRADSALSRLNREGRLDAPPADLVAMLGLALDLAKETDGAFDPTVQPLWPVWSEAAARGDKPDPNHLREAVARVGWRRVAFTPERIVLEPGTALTLNALIQGHAADRVMAALQGRGITDAFIDTGEFGAIGAHPDGTPWQLGIADPRRPEALSAVIAPFSGFAATSGDYGMSFSPDRADHHIFDPATGHSPRGLASVTVMAGTGLLADGLSTACMVLGPEKGCRLVAQRPGCSVRFLGKV, via the coding sequence ATGACGCCCCCTCCGTCCCGGCGCCGCGCTCTCCTCGGCATGGCCGGACTCGCCGCCCTCGCGGCCCTGAGCGGCCCCGCCGCCTTCCGGACGCTGGCGGCGGCGCGGGGCCTCGCGACCCGCACCCGCGCCGGCCTCGCCTTCGGCACCACGGTGGCGCTCACCGCCGCCGGCCCCGACCCGGCCGCGCTCGACGCCGGCCTCGCCGACGGATTTGCCGCGATGCGGGCGGTCGAGGCCGCCGGGAGCCTGTTTCGCGCCGACAGCGCCCTGTCGCGCCTCAACCGCGAGGGCAGGCTCGACGCGCCGCCGGCCGACCTCGTGGCAATGCTCGGCCTCGCCCTCGATCTCGCGAAGGAGACCGACGGAGCGTTCGACCCGACCGTGCAGCCGCTCTGGCCGGTCTGGTCCGAAGCCGCCGCGCGGGGGGACAAACCGGATCCGAACCACCTGCGTGAGGCCGTCGCTCGAGTCGGCTGGCGCCGCGTCGCGTTCACGCCGGAGCGGATCGTCCTGGAGCCCGGAACGGCGCTGACGCTGAACGCCCTGATCCAGGGCCATGCCGCCGACCGGGTGATGGCGGCCCTGCAGGGGCGGGGCATCACGGACGCCTTCATCGATACCGGCGAGTTCGGCGCCATCGGCGCGCATCCCGACGGCACGCCGTGGCAGCTCGGCATCGCCGATCCGCGACGGCCGGAGGCGCTGTCGGCGGTGATCGCCCCGTTCTCGGGCTTTGCCGCGACCTCGGGGGATTACGGCATGAGCTTCTCACCCGACCGGGCCGACCACCACATCTTCGATCCCGCCACCGGACACTCGCCGCGCGGCCTCGCCTCGGTCACCGTCATGGCCGGGACAGGCCTCCTGGCGGACGGCCTCTCGACCGCCTGCATGGTTCTCGGCCCCGAGAAGGGCTGCCGGCTCGTGGCGCAGCGGCCGGGCTGCTCCGTGCGCTTCCTCGGCAAAGTCTGA